The DNA segment GCAATCATCAGTTCATCAAGAGCTATCACAACGAGCACAAGTGCACAACACaagcaaataagaaaaacaacacatcaaAATGTTCAAGGTATAACACTATAACCAGTAATACACTTAATTTCTTTAGGGAATTCTTCTAACCACATTTGGTCTATTTTCAGATCCTCGCCCTCATTGCCTGTCTGGCTATCGTCGCCTCGGCCCAGTACCATGGAGTGCCCGAGCACAAGGATTACCACGATCATCCGAAGTACAAGTTCGAGTATGGCGTAAAGGATCCCCACACCGGTGACCACAAGACCCAGTGGGAAGTGCGCGATGGTGATGTCGTCAAGGGACAGTACACGTTGCACGAGGCCGACGGTACCGAGCGCGTGGTTGACTACAAGTCGGACGGTCACAACGGATTCGAGGCTGATGTCAAGAAGGTCGGACACGCCCACCACCCGAGCCATCCGGTCCATGCTCCAGTCCATCATGCCCCAACTCACGCCCCAGTGCATGTGCCGGAGCATCATGTCCACCACGGATACTCGGGTGCCAGCTACGTCAACGTCGATAAGCACTACTAAGTGATTACCACCGGAACGCAAACGAACCAAACCAAAATGtgatttaataaacaaaaagcaacagtTGCAGTATGAACATGCAAACAACAATTGTTAATTTGACTTGAGCATTATTGTATTGTTTGGATTGTTGTCCCTAGAATCCCGCCGATCCATTGCCCAATCATTCTCCATAGTTTCAAATAATTTCCACTTTGTCGACGCACCATGGTCTTTCTTCTAATATGCACCTTCTCGTCCTACCCTTTCCATTTGCCCTCTATTACTGGTTTCATACGTCGCACAGCAAAAGGACGCAGAGATCTTCTTATACGTGGTATGCGAATTTTCTACTCCACTTTCCACTTCTTTAATTGTTACCTCTCATTATATTCCATTCGTTCCTGTATATTAAACTGTTGGGAATATGAAATTAGGAAAGACTTACGTTATTGTTGTCGAAAGATTTGAGTTACTTGGGTCCCTTATTTGATTAATTCTTTACATTCAAGCTATGTGGACAGTCTCGTGTTTGCCAATACATTATCCCGAGCTTGCAGGTAAACGCCTCTATAAAACCTTCACTTTTGAAAATGGACCTGAGTCCGCCAGAGTAGACATAACTATGTAATATATGGAGATATCACTTGCTTCGAAATGCttgaaacatttaaattaaaaaaaatctttactcaatcattttttaaacatttattttcttggTGACGTCTATCTTTAATTGGTTTATGAAAACCCGATGGTGTTTCCTGTTagtaaattgtattttttacatttagtATGGTACTTACAGGATTGGATCTGCTCACTTGCTTTTAGCTCATTTGTATCCATTACTTGTATCACTGTCGAAAGCAgcgatttattggttgattTGATAATGTATAATTCAAATTGAATCATTTGGTGAGTCAGCATTGATATATTTCCTTACTGTAATGATAATTGAATAGAACTGGCGAATAACGAACTTCGTTTTGAAGCGGTGAATACGATGTCAGAGTCTTTGGTAAATTTGATTGAAGAACGCTTAGGATCGTTGACTTATGAAACTATCAATTTTATTGTATAACAATTTTCTAACACTTGCTGAGACCACTTTGATATCATTTCAGGTATAATTTGCTTGTATTTTTTCTTAGTTTTATCACACCATGTCTATAAAAGAAGAAATGAAGAGCTAAATCGACATCTAAAACCATCTGCTTTAAGATactagttttattttaaagctttttttattttaaacaaagatatcttcaaacaaaatgattcattttcaaACGATTTAAGCCATATTACATACAATTGATTCAAAATgcaattgtttttcattttccttcttctccccGTTTGTTTTAAAGTTGCGAAAAACCAAAATAATTGCAGATGGTATGTGTAATTCGAAGAAATGCATTGAAGAGAACGAGCATCAAAGAAAAAAGTCCCTGAGAGTGAGGTATAAAGCACCATCTCAGCTACTGAATATTCATCAGTTCATCTTCAGATTTCTTCTCGTAAACACATCTCAACTACCTCAAACCATTCATAATGTTCAAGGTACGAATCTACCGATCCTTTAGTGGCTTTAAGAGCTCAACTAAGCACATTTGGTCCTATTTCAGATCCTTGCACTCATTGCCTGTCTGGCTATCGTCGCCTCGGCCCAGTACCATGGAGTGCCCGAGCACAAGGATTACCACGATCATCCGAAGTACAAGTTCGAGTATGGCGTGAAGGATCCCCACACCGGAGACCACAAGACCCAGTGGGAAGTGCGCGATGGCGATGTCGTCAAGGGACAGTACACGCTGCACGAGGCCGACGGTACCGAGCGCGTGGTTGACTACAAGTCGGACGGTCACAACGGATTCGAGGCTGATGTCAAGAAGGTCGGACACGCCCACCATCCGAGCCATCCTGTCCATGCTCCAGTCCATCATGCCCCAGCTCACGCCCCAGTGCATGTGCCGGAGCATCATGTCCACCACGGATATTCGGGTGCCAGCTACGTCAACGTCGATAAGCACTACTAAGTGATTACCATCGGAACGCAAACGAACCAAACCAAAATGtgatttaataaacaaaaagcaacagtTGCAGCATGAACATGCAAACCTTAACAATTGTTAATTTATCTTGAGCATTATTGTATTGTTTGGATTGTTGTCCCTAGAACCCCGCCGATCCATTGCCCAATCATCAGCCCAATGATTAGGAAGATAGTTGGTATTAGTAATTAAAAGTCCTGTTCAGCCATCTGTCCCGACCATAGAAGCCATTGTATTTGTCACATTGTATTATTATGAAACATAATTTTTCGCATGATTATTATAATATAATTCATATAATATAATTCATGACTTGTTAGGTTCAACTGTTGGGAATATGAAATTAGGAAAGACTTACGTTATTGTTGTCGAAAGATTTGAGTTACTTGGGTCCCTTATTTGATTAATTCTTTACATTCAAGCTATGTTGACGGTCTCGTGTTTGCCAATACATTATCCAGAGCTTACAGATAAACGCTTCTATAAAAccttcattttttaaaatggaCCTGAGAGCTTGTGAACAAACTTAAGACATTTATGAGTTATGTATTTTGGTTTTATGTTGATAATATCATAGTCCACCATTGTATACATAGCTATGTAATACTAATGAAGACATCACTTACTTCGAAATACTTGACacgtttgaaataaaaaaaagaatctatattcaatcatttttttaacatttttaaccAAGAAAGGTGACGTCTATCATTAACCGGTTCATACTGAAATTGATTCATTCGGTGTGTCAgcattctttttcttcttacatATGCTAGTTTGGCCCAATATCCTCCAATGTTAGATGGTAACCATCTCTCATAATCAGAGGCTTGCCGTACTCTTAATTATCGTTCGTCTACTCAGAGTCATATCGACttcgttttgatttttgtaatgGTCGTCACATCGCCTTGTTTTGCGAGCATTATTCTCACCAAATCTCTCAAATGAACCTTACGCTCTAGATTGCGCTTTCCCTTTTCTATTCGTTGCTAGGGCGAACTTTGACTTGTTTCTCTATTTCTTGGATTTGGTGCAATGTACTTCtttgaatttgtttgtattttatcTAAGTATTAACACACCATGTCTATAAAAGAAGAGATGGATAGCTAAATCGTTATCGACAACCATCTACAACAAGctagtagtttttttaaagaacaaCGATATCTTCAAacaaaatgattcattttcaaACGGTTCAAGCTATAGTACATACAATTTAATCAACatgcaattgtttttttcattttccttcttctccccGTTTGTTTGAATGTTGCGATAAACCAAAATAATTGCAAATGGTATGTGTAATTCGAAGAAATGCATTGAAGAGAACGAGCATCAAAGAAAAAAGTCCCTGAGAGTGAGGTATAAAGCATCATCTCAGCTACTGAATATTCATCAGTTCATCTTCAGATTTCTTCTTGTAAACACATCTCAACTACCTCAAACCATTCATAATGTTCAAGGTACGAATCTACCGATCCTTTGGTAGCTTAACGAGCTCAACTAAGCATCTTTGGTTCTTTTTCAGATCCTTGCCCTCATTGCCTGTCTGGCTATCGTCGCCTCGGCCCAGTACCATGGAGTGCCCGAGCACAAGGATTACCACGATCATCCGAAGTACAAGTTCGAGTATGGCGTGAAGGATCCTCACACCGGAGACCACAAGACCCAGTGGGAAGTGCGCGATGGCGATGTCGTCAAGGGACAGTACACGCTGCACGAGGCCGACGGTACCGAGCGCGTGGTTGACTACAAGTCGGACGGTCACAACGGATTCGAGGCTGATGTCAAGAAGGTCGGACACGCCCACCACCCGAGCCATCCGGTCCATGCTCCAGTCCATCATGCCCCAACTCACGCGCCAGTGCATGTGCCGGAGCATCATGTCCACCACGGATACTCTGGCGCCAGCTACGTTAACGTCGATAAGCACTACTAAGTGATTACCATCGGAACGCAAACGAACCAAAccaaaatgttatttaataaacaaaaagcaacGCAGTATGAACATGCAATCCTTAACaattgtttatttgatttgaacaTTATGTCGCACAATCCTTACACATAATCCATGATTTGGTACAATTAACTGTTGAACATATGTAATCGAGAAAGAATAACGATAATGCTGTTGAAagtttttagtgttttgatCACTTTTATGATTCTTTTGTTACATTTAAGGTCCTTCGTCTGCTAATTCATTATGCCAGTTTCAATGGTGCACGCCGTTAAAATTTCCTAATCAATCAACTTATGCTAATGAAGTTGTGGGCGGTTTTAAAGAAACGAATGGGCTAGGTCAACGATTGGCAAACTTTGCCACCGAAAGAGCCATATGCTACAAAAATGTTCGTAGAGTTTGATGTAAAGAGCCAAATAGATTAATCGACAGCAAAACTGAGTGaaagttttaaatattgtaTGAACGCTTTAGAGCCGCTATCTCAAAATCAAAGATCTGCATACGGCTCGCGAGCTGTACTATGCCCATCGCTGGGATAAGAAGTTCAGTTTGAACGTGGTTTGCCCGCCGCAGATGATAAAAACAAGTAGGTGCCTTTACTTACGACAATCGTTTGTATTGCAACGATTGTAGCATCAAACACGTACGAAGAATAAAGAACTCTTAATATatcttttatgaaaatatttgtTCTGTTGACGCATATCATTCAtaacttattttttgtttttgttttgtctgaGCTCAGCAAATTCATTAAGgtccttctttcttttcttttctttttaataattCAATTCATTACTACTCATTATATGGGTCATTATCGAGGTCTCACATTGCGGTTCATACTATAGTTACGAATATCTACATtaagcaagcaaaaaataacaagTGAAGCTTTGTATTGAAATGTGGCATTCTATATAGTCAGCTTATTATCTTGAATTAAATCGGATTTTTGATGGTTACTTTATAAAAAAGCAGCTAATTTCTACGATCTAACGAAAACATCCCTTTCAttgtaaaacaagtgcacTGCGCTTCGAAAGAACAATTAATAAAGTATTTAACACGTCTTATATGATGCTTTGTGAAACTGTTGTTTTGGATAAAAACTGCTAATATTCCTAGGCCCTTGAGTTGATATTGAAGAATTTTGTTATCATTTGTCAAAAAGTGACTGTATATTTCCATACACTTTGGAACCGACTTTTACCTTGAAAGCTGTCTCAATACAACAATAACGATGAAAAAGCAATGTCCTTAAACATAAATATATATGCTCTACTACCAACTACTACATTTCAAGTCAGACAACCATTATCTTCAcaccaaaa comes from the Anopheles coluzzii chromosome 2, AcolN3, whole genome shotgun sequence genome and includes:
- the LOC120961400 gene encoding histidine-rich protein PFHRP-II-like, which codes for MFKILALIACLAIVASAQYHGVPEHKDYHDHPKYKFEYGVKDPHTGDHKTQWEVRDGDVVKGQYTLHEADGTERVVDYKSDGHNGFEADVKKVGHAHHPSHPVHAPVHHAPTHAPVHVPEHHVHHGYSGASYVNVDKHHLNYLKPFIMFKILALIACLAIVASAQYHGVPEHKDYHDHPKYKFEYGVKDPHTGDHKTQWEVRDGDVVKGQYTLHEADGTERVVDYKSDGHNGFEADVKKVGHAHHPSHPVHAPVHHAPAHAPVHVPEHHVHHGYSGASYVNVDKHY
- the LOC120947435 gene encoding cuticle protein 7-like, whose amino-acid sequence is MFKILALIACLAIVASAQYHGVPEHKDYHDHPKYKFEYGVKDPHTGDHKTQWEVRDGDVVKGQYTLHEADGTERVVDYKSDGHNGFEADVKKVGHAHHPSHPVHAPVHHAPTHAPVHVPEHHVHHGYSGASYVNVDKHY